A genomic region of Planococcus kocurii contains the following coding sequences:
- the panF gene encoding sodium/pantothenate symporter, whose translation MNYAVLVPMIVFLLVIFFIGYWSSRKLSTSSNFISDYFLGGRELGGFVLAMTMVATYGSASSFLGGPGTAYTMGFGWVLLAMAQVVTGYFVLMILGKKYAIMARRYKAITMIDFLKSRYNSSAVVLLSAFSIIVFLFSAMAAQWIGGARLVESLTGLSYNSALFLFAVSVLVYVTIGGFRAVALTDAVQGAVMLVGTLVLLVAVISAGGGIPNIVNDLINENPNLVTPYGATGDLTAAYVSSFWILVGVGVVGLPQIAVRAMSYKNSRSMHRALIIGTLVTGVIMLNMHLIGVFARPVMPGIEIGDKVIPLIALETLPPWVAGIVLAAPMAAIMSTVDSLLLLVSSSIVKDVYLNYVKPDATIQTIKRISFGVTGVLGVIVFLLALNPPELLIFLNLFAFGGLEAAFIWPIVLGLYWKWGNKYGAIASMATGISSYIALHFYNLENGNLFGVHTVTMPVLLSLAAFVVFSLLIDRKAYQYNVPTLK comes from the coding sequence ATGAATTATGCAGTATTGGTGCCGATGATTGTCTTTTTACTGGTCATTTTCTTTATCGGCTATTGGTCGAGTCGTAAGTTGTCGACGTCTTCCAATTTCATTAGTGATTATTTCCTCGGCGGTCGTGAACTTGGTGGCTTCGTGCTGGCGATGACGATGGTCGCGACTTACGGCAGTGCCTCGAGTTTTCTTGGTGGTCCCGGCACAGCCTATACGATGGGATTTGGTTGGGTGCTGCTCGCCATGGCACAAGTCGTAACCGGTTATTTTGTGTTAATGATCCTCGGTAAAAAATACGCCATTATGGCACGCCGCTACAAAGCGATTACGATGATTGATTTTTTGAAATCACGTTACAACAGTTCAGCTGTCGTATTGCTATCTGCTTTTAGCATTATTGTTTTTCTTTTCTCAGCGATGGCAGCACAGTGGATAGGCGGGGCACGCCTTGTCGAGTCACTAACGGGTTTATCGTATAATTCAGCGCTGTTTTTGTTTGCGGTTAGTGTACTTGTTTACGTTACAATTGGCGGTTTCCGCGCAGTTGCACTGACAGATGCTGTTCAAGGCGCCGTTATGCTAGTCGGGACACTGGTGTTGTTGGTCGCAGTTATTAGTGCAGGCGGCGGCATTCCGAATATCGTGAATGACCTGATCAATGAAAACCCGAATTTGGTGACGCCTTATGGTGCAACTGGTGATTTAACGGCCGCTTACGTGTCATCATTTTGGATTTTGGTTGGTGTCGGCGTAGTTGGCTTGCCGCAAATTGCGGTGCGTGCCATGTCTTATAAAAATTCGCGTTCGATGCACCGAGCTTTGATTATTGGAACCCTTGTCACCGGTGTGATTATGCTCAATATGCATTTGATCGGCGTCTTTGCACGCCCCGTGATGCCAGGTATTGAAATTGGCGACAAAGTGATTCCACTGATTGCACTGGAAACCTTGCCGCCTTGGGTAGCGGGCATCGTTCTTGCCGCTCCAATGGCTGCCATTATGTCAACAGTCGACTCGTTGCTCCTGCTAGTTAGCTCGTCGATTGTGAAAGATGTTTACTTAAATTACGTAAAACCTGACGCCACGATCCAAACGATCAAGCGCATTTCTTTTGGTGTGACAGGGGTTCTTGGCGTTATTGTCTTTTTACTAGCATTAAATCCACCAGAACTATTAATTTTCTTGAATCTATTTGCCTTCGGTGGCCTAGAAGCCGCTTTTATTTGGCCGATTGTTCTTGGGTTGTACTGGAAGTGGGGCAATAAATACGGCGCGATTGCATCGATGGCAACAGGGATTAGTAGCTATATCGCTTTGCATTTTTATAACCTGGAAAACGGCAATCTGTTCGGTGTGCACACAGTGACCATGCCGGTGCTGTTATCACTCGCTGCTTTTGTTGTATTTAGTTTATTGATTGACAGAAAGGCCTATCAGTATAATGTTCCTACACTTAAATAA
- a CDS encoding M20/M25/M40 family metallo-hydrolase — protein MATLWGTPEKLQELLCELVSWKSLTLTDGEVEFAYKLQDKLMELPYFQANPEHIGMGEVNWGRQSVTALYKHPEAVDTIVLLSHFDTVHTGEYGDLEPLACSPQLLGEAFQQIRDELDADTVRDLDSGEYLFGRGTMDMKAGLALHMALVEKASIEQWPINLLLMTVPDEEVNSAGMRYGVTRLLDLEREHGLEFILFLNGEPVFAMKPGDTAHYLYTGSIGKIMPSALFYGKETHVGEPLSGITSSYISTYLTHRMEWNSSFREVVYGEPTPLPVTLTQRDMKEEYSAQTPYRTSAMYNVFTMERNAEEVFDIFENVAKGAAAHCERDYYAMCERENIEPVGGINVMRYEKLMEYARTKFGHDYITDLLRDTLMHPEWDVREKSMHVTDILLINCQELTPAMVLMYAPPFYPPVNSSENELVKRCVAQVIENAKEKFDLDVKQGHFFNGISDLSYVSYKDQSDGWVTYENNTPVYGDSYSIPFQAMKQLSAPVLNVGPYGKDAHKRTERLHIKNTFEEMPILLEQMILSIPVKSRH, from the coding sequence GTGGCCACATTATGGGGGACGCCAGAGAAATTACAGGAATTATTGTGTGAACTTGTTAGTTGGAAAAGCTTAACGTTGACGGATGGAGAAGTGGAGTTTGCTTACAAGCTTCAAGACAAATTAATGGAGCTGCCCTATTTTCAAGCAAACCCAGAACATATCGGCATGGGTGAAGTAAACTGGGGGCGTCAAAGCGTAACGGCTCTTTATAAACACCCAGAAGCGGTAGACACCATTGTCTTGCTGAGCCATTTTGATACGGTACACACAGGAGAATATGGAGATTTGGAACCTTTAGCATGCAGTCCCCAGTTACTAGGCGAAGCTTTTCAGCAGATTCGCGATGAACTCGATGCAGATACCGTACGTGATCTTGATTCTGGAGAATACCTCTTTGGCCGCGGAACGATGGACATGAAAGCAGGTCTTGCGCTTCACATGGCGTTGGTCGAAAAAGCATCAATCGAACAGTGGCCGATCAACTTATTGTTGATGACCGTTCCGGATGAAGAAGTAAACTCAGCAGGCATGCGCTACGGGGTAACTAGGCTGCTCGACCTCGAACGCGAACACGGGCTGGAATTTATTTTATTTCTAAACGGTGAACCGGTTTTTGCGATGAAGCCAGGTGACACAGCGCATTATTTATATACGGGGTCCATCGGTAAAATTATGCCATCGGCTCTTTTTTACGGCAAGGAAACACATGTCGGCGAACCGCTTTCAGGCATCACGTCGAGCTATATTTCCACATACTTAACGCACCGGATGGAATGGAATTCTAGCTTTAGAGAAGTGGTTTACGGCGAACCTACGCCGTTACCCGTGACATTGACGCAACGTGATATGAAAGAAGAATACTCAGCGCAAACACCTTACCGCACTTCTGCGATGTACAATGTCTTTACGATGGAACGCAATGCAGAAGAAGTATTCGACATTTTCGAAAATGTGGCAAAAGGAGCGGCTGCTCATTGCGAACGTGATTATTACGCCATGTGTGAACGTGAAAACATCGAACCTGTCGGTGGCATTAACGTCATGCGCTACGAAAAATTAATGGAATACGCACGCACTAAATTCGGCCACGATTATATTACAGACTTACTGCGTGACACGTTAATGCATCCTGAGTGGGACGTTCGTGAAAAATCCATGCATGTTACAGACATTTTGCTCATCAACTGCCAAGAACTAACGCCAGCAATGGTGTTAATGTACGCACCGCCTTTTTACCCGCCAGTAAACTCATCTGAAAATGAACTGGTTAAACGCTGCGTTGCACAAGTCATAGAAAACGCCAAAGAAAAATTTGATTTAGATGTTAAACAAGGTCACTTTTTTAACGGCATCTCAGACCTCAGCTATGTTAGCTACAAAGACCAAAGCGACGGCTGGGTCACTTATGAAAACAACACACCGGTTTACGGCGATTCCTACAGCATTCCGTTTCAAGCGATGAAACAATTATCTGCGCCTGTTCTCAATGTTGGGCCATACGGCAAAGACGCACATAAACGCACAGAACGACTGCACATCAAAAATACATTTGAAGAAATGCCGATTCTCTTAGAACAAATGATTTTATCCATTCCAGTAAAAAGTCGCCACTAA
- a CDS encoding C40 family peptidase, giving the protein MLQTESTAWVCRVPVATVWTAPEKARAVDAEGIAEHPNLNNWLRTMSREDKQDLVDSNRIQTQLLYGEPVLIEEVVNGWAKIMALWQPCQKDERGYPGWVPSSQLKEVENLTELGYARVTHHKAQLWTENFKPLKVVSFNTMLPVKEIADFIRLQTPDGDAFIMANTVEIVSAYNQSPKGNGLDIANLGAEFLDLPYLWAGMSSYGYDCSGFTYNLMKANGVIISRDAVDQVLEGIEIDLHAQNTWHIGDLLFFAYEEGRGKLHHVGVYYGNGLMLHSPTPGKSVEIIELAGTKHATELCAVRRFVDEEA; this is encoded by the coding sequence TTGTTGCAGACAGAATCCACGGCATGGGTATGTCGTGTTCCGGTTGCAACCGTTTGGACAGCACCAGAAAAAGCGCGTGCGGTCGATGCGGAAGGAATTGCGGAACACCCTAATTTGAACAACTGGCTACGAACTATGAGCCGGGAAGACAAACAAGACTTAGTTGATAGCAACCGAATCCAAACGCAACTCCTATACGGGGAACCTGTGTTGATTGAGGAGGTAGTAAACGGCTGGGCGAAAATCATGGCGCTTTGGCAACCATGCCAAAAAGATGAACGTGGCTATCCAGGATGGGTACCTAGTAGTCAATTAAAAGAAGTCGAAAACTTAACAGAACTTGGCTATGCCCGTGTTACGCATCATAAAGCACAACTGTGGACAGAGAATTTCAAGCCGCTAAAAGTGGTGTCGTTTAATACAATGTTACCCGTCAAAGAAATAGCTGACTTTATTCGTTTGCAAACGCCTGATGGAGATGCATTTATTATGGCAAATACGGTGGAAATAGTTAGTGCGTATAACCAAAGTCCAAAAGGAAATGGATTGGACATCGCCAATCTTGGAGCGGAGTTTTTGGATTTGCCTTATTTATGGGCAGGGATGTCGAGCTATGGCTATGACTGTTCAGGTTTTACGTATAATTTAATGAAAGCCAATGGCGTCATTATTTCGCGTGATGCGGTAGACCAAGTACTTGAAGGCATTGAAATTGACCTGCATGCACAAAACACGTGGCACATTGGTGATTTGCTGTTTTTTGCTTACGAGGAAGGACGAGGCAAACTTCATCATGTGGGTGTTTATTACGGCAATGGTTTAATGCTTCATTCGCCTACTCCTGGAAAATCGGTTGAGATCATTGAATTGGCAGGAACAAAGCATGCCACCGAGTTATGTGCAGTCCGCCGATTTGTAGATGAAGAAGCGTAG
- a CDS encoding DEAD/DEAH box helicase: MNQFQTEGSRLYYLTITRGELFRIQAVNEAGNRIPPEIWKSYLYFLDKDSFFGLTAQTDGLDLVLTPADFVRLFQSEPHHYVTFVGQRAEDEGWLKLAGKVADSLSDPKLWDHVTIEENNIIIHDAYGDSEIRTFLADTIQHQLRQKGLSVAQLPYIQGFVQQAGWQGLPDADDYVVAVQLSEPDANEFWSFKVVMRSKRGSVYWSPSKRRADELIDKALPEKWRSFAEDIKKRQSLLLSLCPSIESFDEDRFYHTEWTDAEILEFLRNDAEILQAFGIEVSIPSWLKVVQESKIRVKANVNSPIKKASVVGLDQIINFDWQFSLNGHELSMQDFQRLVSENKEFIRIGNEWVRVDSNLLMQLRKMIEEAEDADWTIKDMLFQNVPDIMLEETADEEDPLVEFHLNRSLKTLLDKLLDKRDLPETPLPQNLLTELRPYQKIGFDYLVFMREEGFGLCLADDMGLGKTVQLITYLLHVHGKNPDQPSLIVCPTSVLGNWQKELERFAPELKVVTHYGSIRPKGEEFNAFLAEEKPDVVLSTYGIASSDGEEMQSLHWSSITLDEAQNIKNMYTKQSRTIRKFKGDHHIALTGTPIENRLSELWSIFDFINKGYLYRIKQFQENFMIPIERDNSEEHKEKLRQRIQPFLLRRTKKDPDLQLNLPEKQEQLEYCPLTPEQAALYEGLVQDTVQKMETLTGFEKKGLVLKMLSKLKQLCNHPSLYLKEPYTNAAEVLPRSQKLERIVTLAGEIAERGEQCLIFTQYIGMGHLLQQAINELYGHEVPFLTGSMPKQQRDTLVAQFQAGKFPIFILSLKAGGTGLNLTAATHVLHADRWWNPAVENQATDRAYRIGQTQFVHVHKFVTIGTIEEKIDSLLVQKQSMSEEFIQSSQWMTDLSDHDLKELFTYTL; the protein is encoded by the coding sequence ATGAATCAATTCCAAACTGAAGGAAGCCGTCTCTATTATTTAACCATTACCCGTGGAGAACTTTTCCGTATTCAAGCGGTCAATGAAGCCGGCAACCGGATTCCTCCTGAAATCTGGAAGTCGTATTTATATTTTCTGGATAAAGACAGCTTTTTTGGCTTGACTGCACAGACTGATGGCCTGGATTTGGTCTTGACTCCCGCTGATTTTGTTCGTCTATTTCAAAGCGAACCTCACCATTACGTTACATTTGTCGGACAGCGCGCTGAAGATGAAGGCTGGTTGAAGCTTGCCGGAAAAGTGGCAGACTCGTTAAGTGATCCTAAGCTATGGGATCATGTGACAATTGAAGAAAATAATATTATCATTCACGATGCCTATGGAGATAGTGAAATTCGAACGTTTCTTGCTGATACCATTCAACATCAATTGCGCCAAAAAGGATTATCAGTAGCCCAACTTCCTTATATTCAAGGCTTTGTTCAACAAGCAGGTTGGCAAGGGTTACCGGATGCTGACGATTATGTCGTAGCAGTGCAGCTGAGCGAACCGGATGCTAATGAATTTTGGTCTTTTAAAGTGGTTATGCGTTCGAAGCGTGGCAGTGTTTACTGGTCTCCTTCTAAGCGCCGTGCAGATGAACTCATTGATAAAGCTTTACCAGAGAAATGGCGCTCTTTTGCTGAAGATATCAAAAAACGTCAATCGTTGCTACTGAGTTTATGCCCTTCTATAGAAAGTTTTGATGAAGATCGCTTTTATCATACCGAATGGACAGACGCAGAAATTCTTGAGTTTCTGCGCAATGATGCAGAAATTTTGCAAGCTTTTGGTATTGAAGTGTCCATTCCGTCTTGGTTGAAAGTTGTTCAAGAATCAAAAATCCGCGTCAAAGCGAATGTCAATTCACCGATCAAAAAAGCATCGGTTGTCGGGCTTGATCAAATCATTAATTTTGACTGGCAGTTTTCCTTAAATGGTCATGAGCTGAGCATGCAAGATTTCCAACGCTTAGTGTCTGAGAACAAAGAATTTATTCGTATTGGGAACGAATGGGTGCGTGTCGATTCAAACTTATTGATGCAATTGCGGAAGATGATTGAAGAAGCAGAAGATGCTGATTGGACAATCAAAGATATGTTGTTCCAAAATGTCCCTGATATCATGTTGGAGGAAACGGCTGATGAAGAAGATCCATTAGTTGAATTCCATTTGAACCGATCGCTAAAAACATTGCTGGATAAACTACTGGACAAACGCGACTTACCTGAGACACCCTTGCCACAGAATTTATTGACAGAGCTACGTCCTTACCAGAAAATTGGTTTCGATTATTTGGTGTTTATGCGTGAAGAAGGCTTTGGACTTTGTTTGGCAGATGATATGGGGCTTGGAAAAACGGTTCAGTTGATCACCTACTTGCTTCATGTCCATGGAAAAAATCCCGATCAACCATCGCTCATCGTCTGCCCAACTTCAGTGCTCGGCAACTGGCAAAAAGAATTAGAACGTTTTGCGCCTGAGCTAAAGGTCGTCACTCATTACGGAAGCATCCGTCCGAAAGGCGAAGAATTTAATGCCTTCTTAGCTGAAGAAAAACCGGATGTTGTTTTATCGACTTATGGCATCGCCTCTTCGGATGGTGAGGAAATGCAAAGCTTGCACTGGTCGAGTATTACACTCGATGAAGCGCAGAACATCAAGAATATGTACACAAAACAATCCCGGACCATTCGAAAATTCAAAGGTGACCATCACATTGCCTTGACAGGAACACCAATTGAAAACCGTTTGTCTGAATTGTGGTCAATTTTCGATTTTATCAACAAAGGCTATCTCTATCGGATTAAGCAATTCCAGGAGAACTTTATGATTCCAATTGAACGGGATAATTCTGAAGAACACAAAGAAAAATTGCGTCAGCGGATTCAGCCGTTCCTGCTACGCCGGACGAAAAAAGATCCGGATCTTCAGTTAAACTTGCCTGAAAAACAAGAACAGCTGGAATATTGTCCACTAACACCAGAGCAAGCGGCTCTTTACGAAGGACTTGTCCAGGATACGGTGCAGAAAATGGAGACGCTCACAGGATTCGAGAAAAAAGGACTAGTCTTGAAAATGCTTAGTAAATTAAAGCAGCTATGTAATCATCCGTCTCTTTACTTGAAAGAGCCGTATACCAACGCTGCTGAAGTTTTGCCTCGTTCTCAAAAACTGGAGCGCATTGTGACCTTGGCCGGAGAAATTGCTGAACGCGGGGAACAATGTTTGATTTTCACGCAATACATCGGGATGGGACATTTGTTGCAACAGGCAATCAATGAATTATACGGACACGAAGTGCCATTCTTAACAGGCAGCATGCCAAAACAACAACGGGATACCTTAGTGGCTCAGTTCCAAGCTGGAAAATTCCCGATTTTCATCTTGTCTTTAAAAGCAGGCGGTACGGGCCTTAACTTAACAGCCGCAACGCATGTCTTACATGCAGACAGATGGTGGAATCCAGCTGTGGAAAATCAGGCGACTGACCGTGCTTACCGGATTGGTCAAACCCAATTTGTTCATGTTCATAAATTTGTGACAATCGGGACGATTGAGGAGAAAATTGATTCGTTATTGGTTCAAAAACAATCGATGTCAGAAGAATTTATTCAATCGAGTCAATGGATGACCGACCTTTCTGATCACGACTTGAAAGAATTATTTACTTACACACTTTAA
- a CDS encoding DUF2187 family protein: protein MMAFQPHEKEVSEFVAARYIGEWISFTRNGVDVNGTIFKIMDNSVIVEISPEDAKEIGAASNMTVISHKKYRITEA from the coding sequence ATGATGGCATTCCAACCCCATGAAAAAGAAGTATCTGAATTCGTAGCAGCGCGCTACATAGGCGAATGGATTTCGTTCACTCGCAACGGCGTCGATGTTAACGGCACAATCTTTAAAATTATGGACAACTCGGTGATTGTTGAAATTTCACCAGAAGACGCAAAAGAAATTGGTGCGGCATCCAACATGACCGTAATTTCACATAAGAAATACCGGATCACGGAAGCGTGA
- a CDS encoding DMT family transporter, protein MTPWKIYGILTAVMIVWGFNLSAVKYMLEFIDPVTLTAFRILLAGISVMAILASFRMLRWPAKSEWKFIFLGSLLNVVAHHYFLSNGLSITTGSNAGLILGTGPMLTAVLVSLIMRNYPSKLQWLGVVVGFAGVAATVMVGNGTASGLNTGDIFVFISILAQVLSYIVIANAARTLDPRILTGYMFVTGALVLFVISLLQEPGEIQAFAAVPVSFWVAFGFSAMIGTAVGHMLYNYSIGQAGPTKAAIFMNLNTLFSLVGASVILNEKITVGHIYGLVLIVIGVLFGSGAAEDLLKKRKKRLSS, encoded by the coding sequence TTGACTCCTTGGAAAATTTACGGCATCTTAACAGCTGTTATGATTGTGTGGGGCTTTAACTTATCTGCTGTTAAATACATGTTGGAATTTATCGACCCCGTCACTTTAACGGCATTTCGAATTTTGTTGGCGGGAATATCGGTAATGGCGATACTCGCGAGCTTTAGAATGCTCAGATGGCCAGCCAAAAGTGAATGGAAATTTATCTTCCTCGGTTCGTTACTCAATGTAGTGGCCCACCATTATTTCTTGTCAAACGGCTTGTCTATTACGACCGGTTCGAATGCAGGGCTAATTCTAGGTACGGGGCCAATGCTAACAGCCGTGCTGGTGTCTCTAATCATGCGCAATTATCCGTCTAAACTGCAGTGGCTCGGAGTAGTGGTTGGCTTTGCCGGAGTGGCGGCTACCGTCATGGTAGGAAATGGTACAGCTAGCGGATTGAACACGGGTGACATTTTTGTCTTTATCTCGATTTTAGCGCAAGTCTTAAGTTACATTGTGATCGCTAACGCTGCACGTACCTTAGACCCGCGCATATTGACGGGGTATATGTTTGTGACAGGTGCACTCGTGTTGTTCGTTATTTCACTCCTACAAGAACCCGGTGAAATCCAAGCGTTTGCTGCTGTACCTGTATCCTTTTGGGTTGCATTCGGGTTTTCCGCGATGATTGGAACGGCCGTTGGTCACATGCTCTACAATTATTCAATTGGACAAGCAGGACCAACAAAAGCAGCTATTTTCATGAACTTGAATACTTTGTTTTCGTTAGTAGGAGCCAGTGTGATTTTAAATGAAAAAATCACAGTCGGTCATATTTATGGATTGGTGCTCATTGTAATCGGCGTGCTGTTCGGTTCTGGTGCCGCTGAAGACTTATTAAAAAAACGTAAAAAGCGGCTCTCGTCTTGA
- a CDS encoding YhdT family protein translates to MEKTDWRFKIAHKEAWIGVGLALFNFIWWFGFAYGLGSRPVDEYSYIFGLPDWFFYSCVVGFLLISVLVIVVVHFFFTEVPFDEEEDS, encoded by the coding sequence ATGGAAAAAACAGATTGGCGGTTTAAAATAGCTCACAAAGAAGCGTGGATTGGCGTCGGCTTGGCATTGTTTAATTTTATTTGGTGGTTTGGCTTTGCGTATGGTCTCGGTTCACGACCTGTTGATGAGTACAGCTACATTTTCGGTTTGCCAGATTGGTTTTTTTACAGTTGTGTCGTTGGCTTTTTGCTGATTTCGGTATTGGTCATCGTCGTGGTCCATTTTTTTTTCACAGAAGTACCGTTTGACGAAGAGGAGGATTCATGA
- a CDS encoding S66 peptidase family protein, producing the protein MRKLPSRLKKGDLVGVIAPSSPPNQESLQKALPFLEELGLRVKLGNSVTAVNGYLAGTDEERLADLHAMFEDPEVSGIFCAGGGYGAARIADQIDYAMIKENPKVFWGYSDITFLHTAIGEYADLVTFHGPMLASDVGKPEFHERSRRMFNQLFEPFELHYTEEVTPLETLVGGVAQGELVGGNLSLVRSAIGTKFDLDVKGKILLIEEIDEEPYEVDEILNQLRMARKFDEAAGIVIGDFKNAEPNKRQPSLTLDQVVDHYFSQLKIPVVKGFKIGHCEPHFSVPLGALARLDGDAKTLTILPGVE; encoded by the coding sequence TTGCGTAAATTACCAAGTCGATTAAAAAAAGGGGACTTAGTAGGTGTCATCGCGCCTTCGAGTCCACCCAATCAAGAAAGTCTTCAGAAAGCTTTACCGTTTTTAGAAGAGCTCGGCCTAAGAGTCAAACTGGGAAACTCCGTGACTGCGGTCAATGGTTATTTGGCAGGAACGGATGAAGAACGTTTGGCCGATTTGCACGCGATGTTTGAAGACCCAGAAGTGTCGGGCATTTTTTGTGCGGGTGGCGGCTACGGGGCGGCGCGTATAGCAGACCAAATTGATTACGCCATGATTAAAGAAAACCCGAAAGTGTTCTGGGGCTATTCGGATATTACCTTTTTACATACAGCTATCGGGGAATACGCCGATTTGGTGACGTTCCACGGACCAATGTTAGCTTCAGATGTTGGCAAACCAGAATTCCATGAACGCAGTCGCCGCATGTTCAATCAATTGTTTGAACCATTCGAATTGCATTACACAGAAGAAGTCACGCCTCTCGAAACACTGGTCGGAGGGGTCGCTCAAGGCGAACTTGTCGGAGGCAATTTGTCTTTAGTCCGCAGTGCAATTGGCACCAAGTTCGATTTGGATGTGAAGGGGAAGATTTTACTGATCGAAGAAATAGATGAGGAACCGTATGAAGTGGATGAAATTTTAAACCAGCTGCGCATGGCGCGGAAATTTGATGAAGCAGCAGGCATTGTTATTGGCGATTTCAAAAACGCTGAGCCAAATAAACGACAACCTTCATTGACATTAGATCAGGTAGTCGATCATTACTTTAGTCAATTGAAGATACCTGTTGTCAAAGGCTTTAAAATTGGCCATTGTGAACCCCATTTTTCTGTACCACTTGGTGCGCTTGCACGTTTAGATGGCGATGCCAAAACCTTGACTATTCTTCCTGGTGTCGAATAA